The stretch of DNA TTATGTATCAATATATTCCGCCTCTATTAAAACGCTTGAAGAGTTCCATCTCATTTGGGGCTCCGGTTTGATACTGTGATTGATCGGCTTGCTGGATTGTTGAAATATTAACGACCTCTTCGACTCGGAGCCCCAGAAGAAAATTGAAACCAATTTTCTGTCGTCACAGTCTGAAGGGAAGATTAAACTCCCCCCTGTATTAATTAGTCGGCGCTGGGGGTAGTGTTTCCCCTTCCTACCAGATGTAAGTAGAAGCCGTTTCACCAGCTCCCAGGTCGGACAGATAGACACTTAATTGAGCACCGCAGGTCCTTGAAGTTCCATCAAAGAGCGCCAAATGAACTTGAGGAATCTCCTCTTTCTGTCTATTTACATTCGAGTCACGCAGCGCCCGGAGTGTAAAGTTTTCGTATAATGTTACACATTTGACCCTGAATTGTCTTCAGCGCGAACCCGCTTCCCATCTGTCAGCGTGCGCACCGTTACTTCCTAATACCTCAAAACAAGGGAGGAAGTTTGGACCAGATACTTGATATTTACGATTATATCTAGATATTACACGTGAAACAAAATAGCCCTGATTCTGAACAGCTTATCCCGCAGTATGTTCCCAGTGTACTCTGGCTTGTGACACTCATTTTCAGTTTCTCTCGTTGGAATGTGGAGAGGTATTGCAACGATCATTAAGAAGGTTAAAAGAAAAGATTAAGTGTGTTTTATGTTAACCGCGGTGACAATGTGCCTCTTAGAATCTTCGGTTAGAGAACAGCAAAAAACTAGCAGACTTTGCAACGTCTAGTAGCGCTGCTGTACAACATTCACACGGGTCGATGCTAGTGAGTGGGCGGAGGTCACGTTCGCAAACTGTACCCTCTGATTGTGATTTATTACCCCCGCCGTGCCGAAAACCCCTTTTAGACTGCCCAGAGCCGCATACTCCCAAGGAGTTAGTGCGTGGCGCCTAGGCTTCCTTCGCGCAGAAGCCATTATAATTCAGCAGCAAACGTGTCGATATGTCGTGTATCTAAACTAATTAGTTTTGAGATGGAGTTTTGATTGAACTCTGGCAATCGATGCCGGTGTAAAATTTGTTTCTCGGTCTCCTTATTAAAAGCTATCTTAAGCGGGCAGCTTTACTGCAGTGTGTCACCCGTCGATACTTTTAATAACAACTTAAGAGGCTATTTTCAATAACGTGGCGACAGCGAAGTAATACGTTGGACATGACGAGGCGTCTCCTGCACGCTCGGTTCCTGACAGCTATGAATGGCGCATTCACAGGCATACATCTGGCGCGAAGTCGGGGAAGTGGTGGTGGTAACTGGAGAAATATTTTCATGCTTGGGCCTCTCCGTTCCCCGCCCGACTCCCCTCCCCGATGCTTCCCCTGCAGTTCACCGCTCCGAAGTATCGCGCGGGGAGGAGGGGGTGTGGACGGTGGCGACGAAAGGCGGGCGCGTTCTCTACCCTGCCGGCCAAATTCCGGTGTGGGCAGCTGGCGGGGAAGTCATCCGCATTGGGGACGGGATCAGATGAACAAATTTTTTTTATAGTGAGGCGGAAGAGACACTGTTGGTATGAAGTCTCGGCCAATTGATAGTGAGCACACCTCTCACAAAGcgggggtgtggggtggggtaaATAGTGATTGCACCCGCTGTAATTTGGGAAGTTGCTCTATCAGAGCACAATCTCCTGGTCCCGTCTAGCATGATAACCAATAGAAACTAATTCAGGCCAGTCTGTTCTTATCCAAACCTTTGTTTTTAGAGTGGCCAAGACTGTAGTCGGAGTCAAAAATAATTTTTATTACACACTatgtgctgggggagctcagcagatcggtcaatggatgggaataaacagcctACCTTTCACCAAAGGGCCCTGATGGCGAAAGGTTGACaatttattcctgtccatagaactgcctgacctgctgagctcctccagcacttggtgcgttttgctgtagatttccagcatccgtagtGCCCCTTGTGTCTATGATTATCTTCCTGTATGTTCTCCCAGATAGATGGTTACTTTAAAACTGGAATGGTTTCTGCAGACATCCTTCTGAAACAGGTTCTTCCTCCCCCAGTAGTTTTCGGCGGTGACTTCATCACCTTCTCTAAACCAGCACCCTATCAATTTTGGGCACTTTGAACTTGGTGTGTAGAAGCCCTCTCCCTTATGATCATGTTCTCATTAAATTGGCTCAAGCGTTGTTACTGAGTTATCTTGATTGCAAGAGTTCTAGATGTTTGAAGCTGAACTTGGAGGGTGGGGGGGTGAGAGCTGGGTAAGAGTAATAAAGCTTTTTTTGTAAAACGTACCATTCTTTCAAATAATTTATGCAAAATATGAGCAGCTGTGGGagtatttctttccttttctcaGTGAACCCTTTTCTTTTGATTGTTACATTTTTCCCATCAGTCCAAGTATAAAGTGTAACTCCTGCAACTCCTCTGCCTTTCTTAGATTGTTCGGGAATAGTGGAGCGTGCAGTGCGTGCGGACAATCGATCCCAGCCAGTGAGCTGGTCATGAGGGCACAAGGCAACGTCTATCATCTCAAGGTAATAGTATCCGTTGGTGTTAAGGCATTTCGAGGCTAATTAGCAAGGCGAATCTCCCTGTCAGTGCACAGCGCTGCTGTTGTAATCTTTGCTTCCTTGGTGAGCTTTGAACAGTTCTACGGTATGTCTGTAGGAGTAGCTAAGATTGAATTCAGCAATGCTCTAATTACTGCTCGGAAGACACAATTTGACTAAGCTGATTTATTTGAATGTCCATTTTCTATAAGTTCACCCTCATGCTATCCCATGTCACTTTACCAGAATAATCAGCATTACGTTCTTTAAATGTTAgttttatttaatttcatttatATTACCTTTGTTATTTTACTTGACAAGATTCAGATTCCAGCTCTTCATTGGCTAAAGAGTGTTCTCCTGAATTTGTGAGTCATGTCACTGATATttatgacctctggttctggactctctAATGACATTAAAAATGGTGTCATTTTCCTCTGTCTCCAGTGCTTTACCTGTGCCACCTGCCGAAATCGTCTTGTCCCCGGAGACAGGTTTCATTATATCAACGGCAGTTTATTCTGTGAACATGACAGACCCACGTCCCTTATCAATGGACACTTGAATCCACTTCAGAGCAATCCTCTACTATCTGACCAGAAGGTAAGCAAGGGGTTCTTTTCAGCTTCTGGCCCATCTTTTGATTCTGTACTCTTTTGTTACACCGCTTTGGATTCCATTTGCATTTATTGTGAGTGCAACTTGGGCATAACATGAAATATATTGAAATGAGCACTATGGTGATGGCAAATCACAGAAACAAACCGGGTGCTGAATAGAATTCAGATTGCCGTTTTGGTTGTACACTGAGGCTGTTGAATAGACAATAGTGATATCCATGTTTTGATGTGTGATCCGCCTTTTCAGTAACATTGGCATAGTTCTCTAGGATACAGTAACAGCACTGTGCAtctattttattccttttttctTGCTCtattacaatcagaatcaggtttaatatcactggcatttgtcatgaaatttgttgtattgtgACGGCGAaaaattgcaatacataataataaagaaactagcaattacagtaagatatatatatataattaaatcaaataagtggtttaaatagtaatcaaagaaaagaaaaagatagtgAGTAGTGTacttgggttcattgtctatttatAAATCTGGTGATGGAAGGGAAGAAGTTATTCTTGAAAccttaagtgtgtgtcttcaggatttTGGTGAAACAATTTGTCCTAGGTTATTAGTGTTTCTGaacattttattttctttaaaagTAATACATAAATGTTTATCTTGGCTTTCCCAATCAAACCTGCATCACTTTTAGCCACCACTTGCTAGTGGGTTGAATGTGTTTGAACCTGATATAGTTTGGTGTACGTGCTTTTAAACATTCAACACATTTGGTCCATGCATGCTCTATCGCCAAATATCCCAGTTTACCTAGTGTTCCAATGTGCTTTCAAAGCAGTACAGAGATACCATAAATAGATGTCCACTGATCTTAGGTAGGAagacatgccctcatctcattgctactatcagggaggtacagcagcctgaagacacacactcaatgcttcaacAGTCTAATTGGAAGTATAATGTGCTGAAGAATTTTTCAGCTGAGCAAGCAGAGGAGTTGGCGGTCGAATGGTTTAGTATCATTGGCAAATGTTAATtggtttgttttgtggcagcagtacaatgcaatacataaaactataATTTACATATAATTAAATTAGGTAAGAAGTGAAAAAAAGAgctaaaaatagtgaggtagtgttaatggattggttcattgtccgttcagaaatttgatggcagaggggaaggatctgttcctaaaacattgagagcGTGTCTttggactcctgtaccttctccttgatagtagcaatgagatgagggcatgtcctgggtggcggggtccttaatgatggatgccacctttttataaccatataacaattacaacatggaaacaggccatcttggcccttctagtctgtgctgaatgcttactctcacctagtcccacctacctgaactcagcccataaccctccattcctttcctgtccatatacctatccaattttttcttTAAATGACAAAGTCGAACCTTCCTCT from Hemitrygon akajei chromosome 12, sHemAka1.3, whole genome shotgun sequence encodes:
- the lmo4 gene encoding LIM domain transcription factor LMO4 isoform X2 gives rise to the protein MVNNGNSQTPTAGVNRAGLAWKTCAGCGGKIADRFLLYTMDSYWHSRCLKCSCCHAQLGEIGTSCYTKSGMILCRNDYIRLFGNSGACSACGQSIPASELVMRAQGNVYHLKCFTCATCRNRLVPGDRFHYINGSLFCEHDRPTSLINGHLNPLQSNPLLSDQKVC